TAATACATCGTCCAGGGCGCATTCATTGTAATGCCGATGCTCTGAGTCGACGACCTTGCCCGGAAAATTGTTCGCATTGCTCAAAGAAAGAAACTCAAGCGAGTGCATCTGTTGTCGGAGTTTTAGCTCATGACGCAGAAGCAGGAGTTGCTACCGAGCAATTGAAGAATGATCAAGTCAAGGCACAGGTAAACCCGGGTTTGGAAGACGTTAATACTATACACAACGAGGCATTTACAAATGAGAAATGCGTGTATGGTAAAACCTTAGTTTGTCCAAACCCAGGTACACCTATGGAAGCAATTTCAAATAAGGAATGCATGGGTGAAAAACTGGACAGTAATCAAATAAACCCCTCATGTCAAGGTCCAATGACGTACCAGATGCTTATGCCAACCGGAGAAACATTAACCGATGTTTGTTGGTCTGACTCGAGTACTAAAGGTCAAATGGACTTTGATGTGAGAGCGGTTCAAACAAgaagtatgaaaaaaacaacaccagAAATTCTCCCCAATGGGCTTATTTCTTCCAAGGAGTCTGACGATTTTGACAAAAGTCTTGACCTTCAAAAAGAGCAAGAGCAAGATAACATATTAGGAATAGTTCGGCAGTGGTTGGTTAATTCCACTAAGCCAGAGTGGTCCGAAATCTCCAAATATGGTCCAGGGGTAAAGTTCTATTGGACTCGACTTGAATCTTTTGATATAAAAGATGGGGTGTTATATAGAAAATGGGAGAGTGACGATGGCAGCACTATTTCTTGGCTAATAGTATTACCAGAGATTTTTAAAGATCTTGTTCTCAAACATTTGCATGACAGTGCAATGGGTGGTGGACATCTAGGGGTAAAGAAAACCCTGAGCAAAGTAAGACAGAGGTATTTCTGGTTTGGGGTAAGAAAATTTGTTGAACGCTGGTGTCACAAATGTGATGTATGTGCCAGTAGGAAATCGCCGGTTTGTAAGGCGAAAGCTCCGATGCGCCAGTACAATGTCGGTGCCCCCCTCGAAAGAGTGGCCATGGACATAATGGGTCCACTTCCAACTTCCGAATATGGAAACAAACATGTACTGGTGATCGGTGATTATTTCACTAAGTTTGTCCATGCGATTCCGATCGTGAATCAAGAGGCACAAACAGTTGCCAGAGCTTTCATTGAAAACTTTGTCACCATCTTTGGTGTCCCTATGCAATTACATACTGACCAGGGAGCAAATTTTGAAGCTCGAGTGTTTCAAGAATTATGTAAAGTGCTTGACATCGATAAGACTCGAACAACAGTCATGAGACCTCAGTCCGATGGTATGGCAGAGCGCTATATGAGAACAGTGGTTAATATGTTGGCGTCTTTTGTCTCCAAACATCAGAGAGACTGGGACCAGTATATTCCACTCGTTATGATGGCTTATCGTTCGTCCGAGCATGAGACGACAGGAGTTACTCCTTGTCAAATGATGTTCGGAAGGGAAATTAATCTCCCTGTAGATCTTGTCATGGGTAGACCTTTCAAAGAGTCAGATGGCTCTAACCCTCAACCAGATGACTATCTGGACAAGCTAGAACAAGCTATAGGCAGGGTTCATGAATTGGCCCGTAGAAAGATGAATCTATCTTCGaattcaatgaaaaaaacatatgaccaTAAGATTCACCATACTAAGTATAACGTTGGTGATCACGTCTGGTACTACCAATACCAGAGGAAAGTCGGAAGAAATCCTAAATTTCAGCGACCCTGGCATGGGCCCTATGTGGTCATCAGTCGTCTAAACGACGTACTATACCGAATAAAGATGACCCCAAAAAGTAAACCTAAGGTTGTTCACCATGACAAGCTCAAACGATATGTTGGAGAGAACAGTCCCACATGGTTTCAACAGTCTTCTGATTAAAGATGACTGCTTAGTcgatatttgtatatatatatgtacatattgTGTAGTTAAAAATAGTTATAGTTTGtaataaagtaaatatataaaaatgtattagttATGATGTGACAAGACATTTTAGTTTTCTTGTCAAGTATGACTGATAATCAGAGTTGATTATTAGCCAGTGTTAtccaatttgttttaaaattattgtacgTTATATTGATAGGTAATATAACATAACAAACACTAAAAATATTAAGAGAATAACGAATTATATATTTCTCTTGTAGAATAAATGGATGTGCATCATCTGTGATGACCTGACATTTGATAAAAGATGGAGTGCAGAGCGCCATATACTGGAAAGGCACAGTGACTTCGGGTGGAAGTGCCCGGAGTGTAAAAAGCTGTTTCCCAGGAGGACTATCACTCATGGTTGCCAGGTGTCGGAGAGAGAAATGATATGTTTCGACAACAAAACAGGTCAACGGGGGAGAGAAGCAGAAGTAGCGTTGGAAAAGTTTAAGAGAGAAGAGTTAGCCACTAAAATGAAATTAGTTAATGAGGAGGGAAAAGAGCTGCAGATTCCAATAAGAAGGAACTACGCTGCTTCTGAAAGAAGCTTTGCCCCTTCAGAGAGGAGCTATGCTCCATCAGAAAAATGTTCAGTGAGGACAAACGTGTCAAAGAAAGAGGATGCCCGAGATGTGTTAGACAAAAAGAGGAAAGGTGAAGACAAAGAGAACATGCAACCTAAAACAAAGAAAGTAAAGAAAATTGAGACCAGGGAGGAAAAGTTGGAAAAGATAAAATCTGTCCTTAAGGATCTCTCCAGTGAGATCGGAGAAGACCTTAGTGTTAGTGTGGAGACTGGAGATGCAAACACTCCAGAGATTGAGTTGACCGTCACAGAGAAGGAGGTGAAGACATTAGAAAAATCAGAAGGGAAGGCATCAGTGAAGAACTCTAGTTCTAGTTCATCATCATCCTCATCTAGTTCCTCATCCTCATCCTCAGCGTCACtagtaaaatcaaaaacagaaaGGGAACCAGCAGTTGAAACGACAGAAGATAGTTCAGTGAGGAGCGTCGTTTTGACTCCAAACACTGAGGCAATCGACGCCTACCTCCAAGAATTACAAGAATGCCAAGAGAACATGctcattttaaatgtaggagGCACTAAATTTGAAACCAGCAAGCCAACTATGAGAGCTGATCCATCATCAGTATTCGCTCTTATGCTTAATCCCAATAGTGCTTTTCGCCCTTGCAAaaatgtctatagttttgacaGGGATCCAGCCCATTTCAAGATCATCCTCAACTATCTAAGGAACAATTGTACCGTGGAGAAAAGATACCTCCCAAGAGAACACCACTATCTCAATGAGCTTGCACAAGAAGCTAAGTTTTATAAACTGTTTGGACTAAAAGCTATTGTAGAGGAAAGGTTAAATGACCTTTGTGCTTGTCGGTTTACTACCTGTTAAGAATGTTATGAGTACAGATTGCAGAAGCTAAATGTGTTGGTGACTACAATAGTGATTATATAGAAGGAGAGAGTTCCTTAGTATGGAAATTGTTAAATTTAACTAATTTGGattgtttaaagtaaaatgttagtagagaaaaatatttgttctttgctaattaaaaaatcaaagtaatGGAGTACTGTTAACACAGGTTTTGgtccaaaagaaaaacaaaatgataaggATGGAATAACAGTTGTTAAATTATTCCTAAATAATAGAATGATCAGTATCAATGTGAATCTCATCAGTCAGTCCTATTTGGGGACCAAATCCTGAAAGATGGGGGCAATGTAATGCTGGCCTCCCCCTTTTTACCCACATATTTTGTGTGTATTGTTCTTAAACCTAATAAGGTGGAATAATTGCTAGTGAGATTTAATAACATGTATTTTAGTTCATATGACTTGAGGATTGTAcaataattgattgttttggGTGGTAAAAATATTGTGTCTAGTTCGTACAACGTTGTTTTGGTAGCCGGGGCAGAACGGAAGTTTATCTGTACTTCCCACAAGAGCTTGAAATCGgtcttttatataattctgGGGGGATAAACAGTTTGTTGGACAATTATAGCATTGATAAGTATAATAATATTAAGTCCTTTATTTTGTAAGGATAAGGATTTACTTGCGGTGACAACTTAAATTGCCAATTGGTCACCGTAGTGTTGATATCGATATTTTGGTTGTTAATTTAGAATAATAACCTTTGTGGTTCAAGTATTATGTTATCCAATAGGTGTAGATATCACCAAGAGTATAAAACATGTTGGTTCTAGTTATTATTCCGCTGGAAAACATCTTTATTCTGTGAAAACATCGTGTGTTTACATTCTCAGTTGTTCTGAAGGGAATTTCCCTAATCAGAAACATGGCTGCTGATTGGTCGTTCGTTAGTAAGAACGTTAGTGATTGGCTGATATTGGTATAAAACTAAAATCAATAACAAAGGGAGGCAGTCACTAGATAGATTGTTAAGTAGAGtggtaaattcaaaagtataaaaagaATGTCCGAAAACACAGTAGATTTAGGAAAAGTTAGTAAATACTAAATTGCACCCATTATAGACTTATtgtcatttattatatatatataaatatttagtaCCCTTATTGgtgcaaatatttattggtGCAAACTTTAGGTGCCAAATCGGGAGCAAATCCTTGgtgcaaatatttattggtGCAAACTTTAGGTGCCAAATCGGGAGCAAATCCTTGgtgcaaatatttattggtGCAAACTTTAGGTGCCAAATCGGGAGCAAATCCTTGGTGCAAATATTTAGTGGTGCAAACTTTAGGTGCCAAATGGGAGCAAATCCTTGgtgcaaatatttattggtGCAATTGATGGTTTAGGTGTAATTCCTGGGTGTAAATATATTGCTTGGAGCAAATAATGTTTTAGGTGAAAATCCTTGGTGTAAATATTGCTTGgtgcaaataaatatatagttttgtGCAACTTGTTTTGTTAGGTGAAATTCCTAGGTGACAAACTTTAAGAAAGTCaagtatttaatatttattacggAAGCTTTATGGTAGGAACGATTTTGTGATTACCTATAAAGAAttgttgattgttgattgtatttattatgtctTAAGGAATTGAGACTTATTATAAACTGTGGATTAGTGAATCTGGTTGATTTACTTTAATGTGATCGAGTTTAGCGCTACACATTGgtagtttaataatatttagatAGTGACAGAGTAAAGTCTCTGTTTAGGTTAGTTATAGATAAGACCAACCATACTAGGAACCGGACTAGGCCAGGAACAGAGCTGTACCACTACCAGTCcagcatttttataaataataataaagcatCTAAACTGttctatttcatgtattttatttcacgaatatttagtaaatatacagtaataacaaaacaaatataaaatcaatatcgGTAGAGTGTTTTGGTCGACGGTAAACCAACTAGACGTCTACCCTAATATTTTATCCTAATATACATACACACAATAAAAAGATCCCTTTACTTTATGTTCATTGTGTTCTCTGGTGTCCGACTCTAGCACCCGAGAGGCAGTGTtacaatatttatgtagcagaagcattctactgttcaataaataacaaaaagtttacattttaacaattttgtaaaactgctatattttggggccaaaaatgggtcttactggacctgaTCCTTTCtctagaaaaagaaaatgaattataaaattcagaaaCTACATAGAATGAGGTATAgacaaattatcaaataatatgATTTCTCAATGAATACAATACTTCCCTATGGAATGGTTAGattgttcaaaatttacaaacagaatataccatgtataccatTGAAGAAGATTTAATACGGGAGTATTTCAGACAATACAGACCATGGTCAttcaaaaacaattcaaactttgGTGATTGTGTACATTTCGAACGCATATTTCCTATCGAATACTACATATAGACTTAACATTGCCTCATATCTTgattggtgactatgttgaacgaatctatcccatcgaactagagataaaggatacaacagatacagttaagtctgcctcagATATTAACTTATATCTAGAAactgacaatgagggtcggttgaaaacaaaactctaCGACAAAATATATGATTGCAGCTGccttccaattgtgaactttccatttctgtgtagcaacattccagcagcgcctggaTACGAAGTATATTTCTCCCAAATGATACGATATTTCCGGGCTTgtgtttcctatcatgatttccgtGATAGCGGATTGATGCTCcaaaggaagctattaaaccaagagtttcaaatggtgaagttgaaatcatcccgtcgtaaattttacggacgccatcacgagttagttgaccgttatggaataactgctccacagatgatatcggatattttcCTTATATTGACTATATTTTAACTACAATCCACTTCCCTTTTCACAACTTATGTGACCTTCCGAGCAACAATGGAATCACAATGTCATGCTTaactatattttacaaatacttTTAACTGGTATGAAACGATTACACGGatagactaaaaaaaaagtaaaatcacaaaaatactgaactcagaggaaaatcaatttggaaagtcca
Above is a window of Mytilus trossulus isolate FHL-02 chromosome 4, PNRI_Mtr1.1.1.hap1, whole genome shotgun sequence DNA encoding:
- the LOC134716524 gene encoding uncharacterized protein LOC134716524: MCIICDDLTFDKRWSAERHILERHSDFGWKCPECKKLFPRRTITHGCQVSEREMICFDNKTGQRGREAEVALEKFKREELATKMKLVNEEGKELQIPIRRNYAASERSFAPSERSYAPSEKCSVRTNVSKKEDARDVLDKKRKGEDKENMQPKTKKVKKIETREEKLEKIKSVLKDLSSEIGEDLSVSVETGDANTPEIELTVTEKEVKTLEKSEGKASVKNSSSSSSSSSSSSSSSSSASLVKSKTEREPAVETTEDSSVRSVVLTPNTEAIDAYLQELQECQENMLILNVGGTKFETSKPTMRADPSSVFALMLNPNSAFRPCKNVYSFDRDPAHFKIILNYLRNNCTVEKRYLPREHHYLNELAQEAKFYKLFGLKAIVEERLNDLCACRFTTC